A window from Micromonospora profundi encodes these proteins:
- a CDS encoding WxL protein peptidoglycan domain-containing protein, translating into MHLVTAASRACAALVAVLAATVPASLAAAAPATPPLASVPNPTPAAGGSVARWAVQPSSPDGPTGRNYFIYDLAPGSTLTDHLGVTNLSDRPLTFDVYATDAHTTTDGAFALLPADRAAVDVGSWMHLERRRWTVPPGKRADIPFRLTVPKNATPGDHAGGMIAALRQTGTSADGQQVRMDQRLAARVYLRVPGEVRPAVAVESVTMEYDNPVNPFGGGDLTVSYLLRNTGNVRVGGTGSVVVDGPFGWELARTAPVDLPELLPGATFAVTERITGVPPALRLAATVDLAATTTDTALPPVLRSAGVWAPPWLLIALLAGAAGWFGVRRWRPWRRRSGARPTPVATASRAASATAPGPEPLSGTP; encoded by the coding sequence ATGCACCTCGTCACCGCCGCCTCCCGGGCCTGCGCCGCGCTCGTCGCCGTGCTGGCCGCGACAGTCCCGGCCTCGCTCGCCGCCGCCGCACCGGCCACGCCGCCGCTCGCCTCCGTACCGAATCCGACTCCAGCCGCCGGCGGTTCGGTAGCGCGATGGGCGGTACAGCCGTCCAGCCCCGACGGGCCCACCGGACGCAACTACTTCATCTACGACCTCGCGCCCGGCAGCACGCTCACCGACCACCTCGGAGTCACAAACCTGAGCGACCGACCGCTCACCTTCGACGTGTACGCCACCGACGCCCACACCACTACCGACGGCGCGTTCGCCCTGCTCCCCGCCGACCGGGCCGCCGTGGACGTGGGCTCCTGGATGCACCTGGAGCGACGACGCTGGACGGTGCCGCCCGGCAAGCGGGCCGACATCCCGTTCCGACTCACCGTGCCGAAGAACGCCACCCCGGGCGACCACGCCGGAGGGATGATCGCCGCCCTGCGGCAGACCGGCACCTCCGCCGACGGCCAGCAGGTCCGGATGGACCAGCGGCTCGCCGCCCGGGTCTACCTGCGGGTGCCCGGGGAGGTGCGACCCGCCGTCGCCGTCGAGTCGGTCACGATGGAGTACGACAACCCCGTCAACCCTTTCGGCGGCGGCGACCTGACGGTCAGCTACCTGCTGCGTAACACCGGCAATGTTCGGGTCGGCGGAACGGGCTCGGTCGTCGTCGACGGGCCCTTCGGCTGGGAACTCGCCCGGACCGCCCCGGTGGACCTTCCGGAACTCCTGCCCGGCGCCACCTTCGCCGTGACCGAACGGATCACCGGTGTGCCACCGGCGCTGCGACTTGCCGCAACTGTGGACCTCGCTGCGACCACCACCGACACCGCGCTGCCTCCAGTGCTCCGCTCGGCGGGTGTCTGGGCGCCCCCGTGGCTGCTCATCGCCCTGCTCGCCGGGGCGGCCGGCTGGTTCGGCGTACGGCGGTGG
- a CDS encoding HtaA domain-containing protein: MVRSRAGATWRRSMRWTAVVVLGASAALVGTGPASAAEADITGGSLTWGFKSSFRSYLKTGNGNPPIAASDGATIKTDGTFTFPSAGGTHDPATGAITARYGGKIVFSYPGHFFTIALANPTVAVSGGASELKADVDLTTTQAEPVSVRQATIATIAGNPGGSGATVTGTNLATTLTAAGASAFNGFYSAGEALDPLSFTFSTGDAEPAAPTVTVTPPGGLDPNGSTITVKGGGFDPEANNAAGIYVSFGPKVAEHWANAGILQATKWVNKTNEPTDARDRLNADGTFSTTLSVSAVYTARTGEEVDCTVVQCYVITFAARGSADRSQDTFTPVTFAGGGPGGANASQQITTTVTGGPLTLGVAGDTVALPAVSNGQVASGALHAATVADLRGTNAGWSLVGQVSDFTSAGGSIAADNLGWVPSASVVADPLGGTPGVVTPGAAAAPGAGLGGARALCTSSTGTSNGTFTCGAQLNLGIPASATAGDYAATLTLTLS, translated from the coding sequence ATGGTCCGATCCAGAGCCGGTGCCACCTGGCGCCGGTCGATGCGGTGGACGGCGGTCGTCGTCCTCGGCGCGTCGGCCGCCCTCGTCGGCACCGGCCCCGCCTCGGCGGCCGAGGCCGACATCACCGGCGGCAGCCTGACGTGGGGCTTCAAGTCGTCGTTCCGCAGTTATCTCAAGACCGGCAACGGCAATCCCCCGATCGCGGCGAGCGACGGCGCCACCATCAAGACCGACGGGACCTTCACCTTCCCGTCGGCCGGTGGCACCCACGACCCCGCCACCGGGGCGATCACCGCCAGGTACGGCGGGAAGATCGTCTTCTCTTATCCCGGGCACTTCTTCACCATCGCGCTGGCCAACCCGACGGTTGCCGTCTCCGGCGGCGCCTCGGAGCTGAAGGCCGATGTGGACCTGACCACCACGCAGGCCGAACCCGTGTCGGTCCGCCAGGCCACAATCGCCACAATCGCCGGCAATCCCGGCGGTAGCGGTGCCACGGTGACCGGCACGAACCTTGCGACCACGCTGACCGCGGCGGGTGCCAGCGCCTTCAACGGCTTCTACAGCGCCGGTGAGGCGCTCGATCCGCTGTCGTTCACCTTCAGCACGGGCGATGCAGAACCGGCTGCCCCGACGGTCACCGTCACCCCACCCGGCGGGCTCGACCCGAACGGGTCGACAATCACCGTGAAGGGCGGCGGATTCGACCCCGAGGCCAACAACGCCGCAGGCATTTACGTCTCCTTCGGACCCAAGGTCGCCGAGCACTGGGCCAACGCGGGAATCCTGCAAGCCACAAAATGGGTGAACAAGACCAACGAGCCGACCGACGCCCGGGACCGGCTCAACGCCGACGGTACGTTCAGCACCACCCTGTCGGTCAGCGCGGTCTACACCGCCCGTACCGGCGAGGAGGTCGACTGCACGGTCGTGCAGTGCTACGTGATCACCTTCGCTGCTCGCGGCTCGGCCGACCGCAGTCAGGACACCTTCACCCCGGTCACCTTCGCCGGCGGTGGTCCGGGCGGCGCGAACGCCAGTCAGCAGATCACCACCACAGTCACCGGCGGCCCGTTGACTCTCGGCGTGGCCGGCGACACTGTCGCCCTGCCCGCGGTGAGCAACGGCCAGGTGGCCAGCGGGGCGCTGCACGCCGCCACTGTGGCGGACCTGCGCGGCACCAACGCCGGGTGGAGCCTCGTCGGTCAGGTCTCCGACTTCACATCGGCCGGCGGCAGCATCGCCGCCGACAACCTGGGCTGGGTGCCGAGTGCCAGCGTGGTCGCCGACCCGCTTGGCGGTACGCCCGGCGTGGTCACGCCGGGTGCGGCCGCCGCACCCGGTGCCGGCCTGGGTGGGGCGCGGGCGCTCTGCACCTCGTCCACCGGTACGAGCAACGGCACCTTCACCTGCGGTGCCCAGCTCAACCTGGGGATCCCGGCGTCGGCCACGGCCGGCGACTACGCCGCGACCCTCACCCTGACCCTCTCCTAG
- a CDS encoding heme/hemin ABC transporter substrate-binding protein yields MSRRPAVACALLVLLAGTAFGCAEQTVAAPSVASCGPVTATVGQSDVEPLTPAPVPALPVTVTSADGVRTTVTNADRILPVNLYGSIAEIVFSLGLGGNVIGRDTATTFPAAAHLPVVTPGGHDLSAEAVLDLNPSVIIADDSIGPPETLKQFRAAGIPVVLVDAEQTLAGVGAHVRAVAAALGVTPAGTQLVSRVEDEIAQAQRDVPERTAPRIAFLYLRGTAGVYLIGGAGAGSDAMIEAAGGEDAGSAIGLSKFRPLTSEGLINAAPDVILVMSGGLASVGGVDGLLKLPGVAQTPAGAARRIVDMDDGVLLTFGTRSGQAVQALARAVHMCGATS; encoded by the coding sequence GTGAGCCGCCGCCCCGCCGTCGCCTGTGCCCTGCTCGTCCTCCTCGCCGGCACCGCGTTCGGCTGCGCCGAGCAGACCGTCGCCGCCCCGTCGGTCGCCTCCTGCGGCCCGGTGACCGCCACCGTCGGCCAGTCCGACGTCGAGCCGCTCACCCCGGCCCCGGTTCCCGCCCTGCCGGTTACCGTCACCTCCGCCGACGGCGTCCGCACCACTGTTACAAACGCCGACCGGATCCTGCCCGTGAACCTGTACGGCTCGATCGCGGAGATCGTGTTCAGCCTCGGCCTAGGTGGCAACGTCATCGGCCGGGACACCGCCACCACCTTCCCCGCCGCCGCGCATCTACCCGTTGTCACACCTGGCGGGCACGACCTCTCCGCCGAGGCGGTCCTCGACCTGAACCCGAGCGTGATCATTGCCGACGACAGCATCGGCCCGCCGGAGACGCTGAAGCAGTTCCGCGCCGCCGGGATCCCGGTCGTGCTGGTCGACGCCGAGCAGACACTCGCCGGGGTGGGAGCGCACGTCCGCGCGGTCGCCGCCGCGCTCGGCGTCACCCCGGCCGGGACCCAACTCGTCAGCCGGGTCGAAGACGAGATCGCCCAGGCACAACGCGACGTACCTGAAAGGACCGCCCCCCGGATCGCCTTCCTCTACCTGCGCGGCACCGCCGGTGTGTACCTGATCGGTGGTGCGGGCGCCGGATCCGACGCGATGATCGAGGCAGCCGGCGGCGAGGACGCCGGCAGCGCGATAGGGCTGTCGAAATTCCGGCCACTGACCAGCGAAGGGCTGATCAACGCGGCGCCGGACGTGATCCTCGTGATGAGCGGTGGGCTGGCGTCCGTCGGCGGTGTCGACGGGTTGCTGAAACTCCCCGGCGTCGCGCAGACCCCCGCCGGCGCCGCCCGTCGGATCGTCGACATGGACGACGGTGTCCTGCTCACCTTCGGCACCCGCTCCGGGCAGGCCGTCCAGGCGCTGGCCCGCGCCGTGCACATGTGCGGAGCGACGTCGTGA
- a CDS encoding FecCD family ABC transporter permease, with amino-acid sequence MTDVDTRRPGTAARPELRRPVGKHLRRGRLLLATLALTLLMVALVAAGRGQVQISPAEVLGSILHRIGLDVGSLPAAPQGENALWIVRFPRVVLAAVVGAALGSAGAIMQGVFGNPLAEPGVIGVSAGAAFGAALSIVAGVSVLGAWTVPAAAFAGGLATTYLVYLLARSNGRTEVVTLVLTGVAVNAVAGAAIGLLMFAADESGVQAIAFWNLGSLAQASWSAVALAAPCLALGLVVALADARRLDLLALGERSARHLGVDVERLRIRMIVVTALLGAAAVAFTGIISFVGLVVPHLVRMVAGPGHRVLLPASALGGAIVVVVADLIARTVVEHQELPLGVLTAVVGGPAFFWLLRRTRERSGGWG; translated from the coding sequence GTGACCGATGTGGACACCCGACGACCCGGCACCGCCGCGCGGCCGGAACTCCGACGACCTGTCGGGAAGCACCTCCGCCGGGGCCGGCTGCTGCTCGCCACGCTCGCGCTCACCCTGTTGATGGTCGCCCTGGTAGCGGCGGGTCGCGGGCAGGTGCAGATCTCCCCGGCCGAGGTGCTCGGCTCGATCCTGCACCGGATCGGCCTGGATGTCGGCAGCCTGCCGGCTGCTCCGCAGGGCGAGAACGCGCTGTGGATCGTCCGCTTCCCCCGGGTGGTGCTCGCCGCCGTTGTCGGCGCTGCGCTCGGTTCCGCCGGTGCCATCATGCAGGGCGTCTTCGGCAACCCGCTTGCCGAGCCGGGTGTCATCGGCGTCTCCGCCGGAGCCGCGTTCGGCGCCGCGCTGTCCATCGTCGCCGGGGTGAGCGTCCTCGGCGCGTGGACAGTGCCGGCGGCAGCGTTCGCCGGTGGTCTCGCCACCACGTACCTCGTCTACCTGCTGGCCCGGTCCAACGGCCGGACCGAGGTGGTGACACTGGTGCTCACCGGCGTCGCGGTCAACGCGGTCGCCGGTGCGGCCATCGGGCTGCTGATGTTCGCCGCCGACGAGTCCGGCGTACAGGCCATCGCCTTCTGGAACCTCGGCAGCCTGGCCCAGGCCAGCTGGTCGGCGGTCGCGCTGGCCGCGCCCTGCCTGGCGCTCGGACTGGTCGTCGCCCTCGCCGACGCCCGCCGACTCGACCTGCTCGCCCTCGGCGAGCGCTCGGCCCGGCACCTCGGCGTCGACGTGGAGCGGTTGCGGATCCGCATGATCGTGGTCACCGCGCTACTCGGCGCCGCTGCGGTCGCCTTCACGGGCATCATCAGCTTCGTCGGCCTGGTGGTGCCGCACCTGGTGCGGATGGTCGCCGGGCCGGGCCACCGGGTGCTGCTGCCGGCAAGCGCGCTCGGCGGGGCGATCGTCGTGGTTGTCGCCGACCTCATCGCCCGTACTGTCGTCGAACACCAGGAACTTCCCCTCGGCGTGCTGACGGCCGTGGTCGGTGGACCGGCGTTCTTCTGGCTGCTGCGCCGCACACGGGAACGGTCCGGAGGGTGGGGATGA
- a CDS encoding heme ABC transporter ATP-binding protein, producing MTRIDRPGAGRFRLRGRGRAAPPPAHTSEVRVDVAGLRVQRAGRTVLDQVDLRVRAGEVHALVGPNGAGKSTLLAAISGDLPAAGTVEVDGRALRGWSPVELAMRRAVLTQRSTLSFPFTVEETVRMGRAPWAGRPEEEQDDAIVAEAMSRCDVARFAARPYPSLSGGEQARAALARVLAQRTGVLLLDEPTAALDLHHQELVMGIARDRASDGDAVVVVLHDLALAGAYADVVTLLGEGRVRAVGPPAEVLTAALLSEVYQHDIEVVPHPRNQLPLVVPRRHRPAAHPPTDPYVSSEQP from the coding sequence ATGACGCGGATCGACCGGCCGGGCGCCGGACGTTTTCGACTGCGCGGCCGTGGGCGGGCTGCCCCGCCGCCCGCGCACACCTCGGAGGTACGCGTCGACGTCGCGGGGCTGCGGGTGCAACGCGCCGGCCGGACCGTGCTGGATCAGGTCGACCTGCGGGTGCGCGCTGGCGAGGTGCACGCCCTGGTGGGGCCGAACGGGGCCGGCAAGTCCACGCTGCTGGCCGCGATCAGCGGCGACCTGCCCGCCGCCGGCACTGTCGAGGTGGACGGCCGGGCACTGCGGGGGTGGTCACCTGTGGAACTGGCGATGCGCCGGGCGGTGCTGACCCAGCGCAGCACCCTGAGCTTCCCGTTCACCGTCGAGGAGACCGTCCGGATGGGGCGGGCGCCGTGGGCCGGCCGACCCGAGGAGGAGCAGGACGACGCCATCGTCGCCGAGGCCATGAGCCGGTGCGATGTGGCCCGCTTCGCCGCCCGGCCATACCCGTCGCTGTCCGGCGGTGAACAGGCCCGCGCCGCGCTCGCCCGGGTGCTGGCCCAGCGTACCGGCGTGCTCCTGCTCGACGAGCCGACCGCCGCGCTCGACCTGCACCACCAGGAGTTGGTGATGGGGATCGCCCGGGACCGCGCCTCCGACGGTGACGCCGTCGTCGTCGTGCTGCACGACCTGGCCCTGGCCGGCGCGTACGCGGACGTGGTCACGCTGCTCGGCGAGGGCCGGGTCCGCGCCGTCGGCCCACCCGCCGAGGTGCTCACCGCCGCGCTGCTCAGCGAGGTGTACCAGCACGACATCGAGGTCGTCCCGCACCCCCGCAACCAGCTGCCGCTCGTCGTACCTCGCCGCCACCGCCCCGCCGCGCACCCGCCGACCGACCCCTACGTATCTTCGGAGCAACCATGA
- a CDS encoding biliverdin-producing heme oxygenase, with product MSDMTTPFSARVRAASADAHETAESQRYVSALLAGELDIAGYAALVVQHHAIYAALEAAGDRLRDDPLAGPFVDDALIRLPALEADLRHLIGPDWADSAAQTPATIAYVDRIRAVCTASPERFIAHHYTRYLGDLSGGLHIGRSVARHYGLDGAGVAFYRFDDIPRPKVYKDAYRARLDALPLDEAAANALLSEVLVAYQHNTDVFAALAGHAPADGGTLTTAAAA from the coding sequence ATGAGTGACATGACAACCCCGTTCTCGGCCCGGGTCCGGGCCGCCAGCGCGGACGCCCACGAGACCGCCGAGTCCCAGCGGTACGTCTCCGCTCTGCTGGCCGGCGAGCTTGACATCGCCGGATACGCCGCGCTGGTGGTGCAGCACCACGCCATCTACGCCGCCTTGGAGGCAGCCGGTGACCGGTTGCGAGACGATCCGTTGGCCGGCCCCTTCGTCGACGACGCGCTGATCCGGCTCCCCGCCCTCGAAGCCGATCTGCGACACCTGATCGGCCCCGACTGGGCCGACAGCGCCGCGCAGACCCCGGCAACCATCGCGTACGTCGACCGCATCCGCGCGGTCTGCACAGCCTCCCCGGAGCGCTTCATCGCCCACCACTACACCCGCTACCTGGGCGACCTCTCCGGCGGGCTGCACATCGGACGGTCGGTGGCCCGCCACTACGGCCTCGACGGAGCGGGGGTGGCCTTCTACCGCTTCGACGACATCCCCCGCCCCAAGGTCTACAAGGACGCCTACCGCGCCCGGTTGGACGCGCTGCCGCTCGACGAGGCGGCGGCGAACGCGCTGTTGTCGGAGGTCCTCGTGGCGTACCAGCACAACACCGACGTCTTCGCCGCGCTGGCCGGGCACGCGCCGGCCGACGGCGGCACTCTCACCACGGCGGCTGCGGCATGA
- a CDS encoding DUF2470 domain-containing protein: MSGQPFGPDVIAAVSRHMNDDHAEDTLLICRTLGGCPTATRARTTDLDADGVDFVATVDGVEVAVRVPFAHRLTERAEIRREVVRMYQEACVQLGIEPRPAG, from the coding sequence ATGAGCGGGCAGCCGTTCGGCCCGGACGTGATCGCCGCGGTCAGTCGCCACATGAACGACGACCACGCCGAGGACACCTTGCTGATCTGCCGCACCCTCGGCGGCTGTCCGACGGCGACCCGGGCTCGGACCACCGACCTGGACGCCGACGGGGTGGACTTCGTGGCCACAGTGGACGGCGTGGAGGTGGCGGTCCGGGTCCCGTTCGCCCACCGGCTCACCGAACGTGCCGAGATCCGCCGTGAGGTGGTGCGGATGTACCAGGAGGCCTGCGTACAGCTCGGCATCGAGCCCCGCCCCGCCGGCTGA
- a CDS encoding LacI family DNA-binding transcriptional regulator, whose protein sequence is MGVSLKDIAERAGVSLATVSNVVNGYRPVGERTRQRVQQAVDELGYSPNLSARHLRRGRTGLIALAIPELTNPYFAELAEIAIREAAGLGYTLVMENTAADGDAERLLLDGSRRQTIDGLILSPVRVGRAEVLDRRAGNPLVLIGEGVYDTPYDHIAIDNVAASHAAIRHLVAIGRRRIAFLGAPPGDDRQSAQLRLRGYREALDAAGLPFRPQLVARTDGFDRTEGRRAMGDLLALDEPPDAVFGYNDLVAIGALRALTEAGRRVPEDVAVIGIDDIEDGRYGNPTLTTIAPDKEAIGRLAVRRLVARIEGTPVTGPLTVQTPFRLIRRESTGGPTT, encoded by the coding sequence ATGGGCGTCAGCCTCAAGGACATCGCCGAACGCGCCGGCGTCTCGCTGGCCACGGTCTCCAATGTGGTCAACGGATACCGGCCGGTGGGGGAGCGGACCCGGCAACGGGTGCAGCAGGCGGTCGACGAACTCGGCTACAGCCCCAACCTCAGCGCCCGGCACCTGCGTCGAGGGCGTACCGGCCTGATCGCCCTGGCCATCCCGGAACTGACGAACCCCTACTTCGCCGAACTCGCCGAGATCGCCATCCGGGAGGCGGCAGGCTTGGGCTACACACTTGTCATGGAGAACACCGCCGCGGACGGCGACGCGGAACGACTGCTCCTGGACGGCTCACGGCGGCAGACCATCGACGGCCTGATCCTCAGCCCGGTACGGGTCGGCCGCGCCGAGGTGCTCGACCGCAGGGCCGGCAACCCGCTGGTGCTCATCGGCGAGGGCGTCTACGACACGCCGTACGACCACATCGCCATCGACAACGTGGCCGCGAGCCACGCGGCGATCCGGCACCTGGTGGCCATCGGCCGTCGCCGGATAGCGTTCCTCGGAGCGCCACCCGGCGACGACAGGCAGTCCGCGCAGTTGCGCCTCCGCGGCTACCGGGAGGCCCTGGACGCCGCCGGTCTGCCGTTCCGCCCACAGTTGGTCGCCCGCACCGACGGGTTCGACCGGACAGAGGGCAGGCGCGCCATGGGCGACCTCCTCGCCCTCGACGAGCCGCCCGACGCGGTGTTCGGCTACAACGACCTGGTGGCGATCGGCGCGCTGCGCGCCCTGACCGAGGCCGGTCGCCGGGTGCCGGAGGACGTCGCGGTGATCGGCATCGACGACATCGAGGACGGGCGGTACGGCAACCCGACGCTCACCACAATCGCGCCGGACAAGGAGGCGATCGGCCGGCTCGCGGTGCGGCGCCTCGTCGCCCGGATCGAGGGCACGCCGGTGACGGGTCCGCTCACGGTGCAGACACCGTTCCGGCTGATCCGCCGCGAGAGCACCGGCGGACCGACCACCTGA
- a CDS encoding AbfB domain-containing protein, which yields MTRRVHIRPALPLLLVLTLIAGVLAAPTGPAQAAPAKTPPLTTPWTSQALVGTPLPEYPRPQMTRPDWLNLNGEWQLRQSATDDAPQFGTTLPERVNVPFPVESALSGIQRAANDNRNYLFYRRTVTVPPNWAGRRTLLHFGAVDWQSTVWVNGVRVGAHTGGYDAFSFDVTPQLRAGSNEIVVKVWDPTDTRQNGSLPAIGKQTKTPSGIFYTPSSGIWQTVWMEPVPAASISSVDVYPNLTNNTLRVRVFTRGDVSGHSVLAEALNGTTVVGSATGGFSEFSVPVPNARRWSPDDPFLYNLRVTLRNASGATVDRTTHYFGMREITTGLVNGVLRPKLNGQFVFQVGTLDQGFWPDGLYTAPTDAALAFDLQKHKDLGFNMVRKHIKVEPQRWFYHADRLGLLVWQDIPSMTAQNVDATDAQQAQFETEAREIVDEHRSSPAVVAYTAYNEGWGERNLADTRRVGQNIKNQDPTRLVNTHSGYNCCQSLGNPGNGDIDDWHVYLGPDSPSPSGSRIAVLGEFGGLGLHTPGHEYSPNGQFFAYEWQPTSAALTDRYVGLVQGTQNLMIGKGLSATVYTEITDQEGELNGFLTYDRQVVKMDQARVRAANTALINASKSIGSSAPVALPVDARRSLQVTTPGYTNRYLRHQNGLAFTEVVEAGSSALLKNDATYTIRAGLADATCYSFESVNFPGQFLRHQESRVRNSPNDGTALLRQDATWCARVGLTGSGVSLESYNFRGKYLRHYNSEVWLSNGAGGDAYNTPTLWAADSTWNIAAPWAP from the coding sequence ATGACACGTCGAGTCCACATCCGCCCCGCCCTGCCCCTGCTGCTCGTCCTCACCCTGATCGCCGGCGTACTCGCCGCGCCCACCGGACCGGCGCAGGCCGCCCCGGCCAAGACGCCCCCGCTCACCACCCCGTGGACCAGTCAGGCGCTGGTCGGCACACCGCTGCCGGAATATCCGCGACCGCAGATGACCCGGCCCGACTGGCTCAACCTCAACGGCGAGTGGCAGCTCCGCCAGTCCGCCACCGACGACGCCCCACAGTTCGGCACCACCCTGCCCGAGCGGGTCAACGTCCCCTTCCCGGTGGAGAGCGCCCTGTCCGGGATCCAACGGGCCGCCAACGACAACCGCAACTACCTGTTCTACAGGCGTACGGTCACCGTCCCGCCGAACTGGGCGGGACGGCGGACACTGCTGCACTTCGGGGCGGTCGACTGGCAGAGCACCGTCTGGGTCAACGGCGTACGCGTCGGGGCGCACACCGGTGGCTACGACGCTTTCAGCTTCGACGTGACACCGCAGCTGCGTGCCGGCTCGAACGAGATCGTCGTCAAGGTGTGGGACCCCACCGACACCCGGCAGAACGGCAGCCTCCCGGCGATCGGCAAGCAGACCAAGACACCAAGCGGCATCTTCTACACACCCAGCTCCGGCATCTGGCAGACGGTGTGGATGGAGCCGGTGCCCGCCGCGTCGATCAGCAGCGTCGACGTCTATCCGAACCTCACGAACAACACATTGCGCGTACGGGTGTTCACCCGAGGCGACGTCAGCGGTCACAGCGTGCTCGCCGAGGCGCTGAACGGCACCACTGTGGTCGGCTCGGCCACCGGCGGATTCAGCGAGTTCAGCGTGCCGGTGCCCAACGCGCGACGCTGGTCCCCCGACGACCCGTTCCTCTACAACCTGCGGGTCACGCTACGCAACGCCAGCGGCGCGACGGTCGACCGCACCACGCACTACTTCGGCATGCGCGAGATCACCACGGGCCTTGTGAACGGGGTGCTGCGCCCCAAGCTCAACGGTCAGTTCGTGTTCCAGGTCGGCACCCTCGACCAGGGCTTCTGGCCGGACGGGCTGTACACCGCACCCACCGACGCCGCGCTCGCGTTCGACCTGCAGAAGCACAAGGACCTCGGCTTCAACATGGTGCGCAAACACATCAAGGTCGAGCCACAGCGCTGGTTCTACCACGCCGACCGCCTCGGCCTGCTCGTCTGGCAGGACATCCCGTCGATGACAGCGCAGAACGTCGACGCCACCGACGCCCAGCAGGCGCAGTTCGAGACCGAGGCACGGGAGATCGTCGACGAGCATCGCAGCTCCCCGGCGGTCGTCGCCTACACGGCGTACAACGAGGGTTGGGGTGAGCGGAACCTGGCCGACACCCGCCGGGTCGGGCAGAACATCAAGAACCAGGACCCGACCCGACTGGTGAACACCCACAGCGGCTACAACTGCTGCCAGTCGCTGGGCAACCCCGGCAACGGCGACATCGACGACTGGCACGTCTACCTGGGGCCGGACTCCCCCTCGCCGTCGGGTAGCCGCATCGCCGTGCTCGGCGAGTTCGGCGGCCTGGGCCTGCACACGCCGGGCCACGAGTACAGCCCCAACGGCCAGTTCTTCGCGTACGAGTGGCAACCCACGTCGGCGGCGCTCACCGACCGCTACGTGGGGCTGGTGCAGGGCACCCAGAACCTGATGATCGGTAAAGGGCTCAGTGCGACCGTCTACACCGAGATCACCGACCAGGAGGGCGAGCTGAACGGCTTCCTCACCTACGACCGGCAGGTCGTCAAGATGGATCAGGCCCGGGTCCGCGCCGCAAACACCGCCCTCATCAACGCCTCCAAGTCGATCGGCAGCTCGGCGCCCGTCGCGCTGCCTGTCGACGCCCGGCGATCGTTGCAGGTGACCACACCCGGCTACACCAACCGCTATCTGCGCCACCAGAACGGCCTGGCGTTCACCGAGGTCGTCGAGGCGGGCAGCTCGGCGCTGCTCAAGAACGACGCCACGTACACGATCCGGGCCGGCCTTGCCGACGCCACCTGCTACTCGTTCGAGTCGGTCAACTTCCCCGGTCAGTTCCTGCGGCACCAGGAATCCCGGGTCCGCAACTCCCCCAACGACGGGACCGCCCTTCTGCGCCAGGACGCCACCTGGTGCGCCCGGGTGGGCCTGACTGGCAGCGGTGTTTCGCTGGAGTCGTACAACTTCCGCGGCAAGTACCTGCGGCACTACAACTCGGAGGTCTGGCTCAGCAACGGTGCCGGGGGCGACGCATACAACACGCCAACGCTGTGGGCGGCCGACAGCACCTGGAACATCGCCGCACCCTGGGCACCCTGA